In Thermoanaerobacterium xylanolyticum LX-11, the genomic window GTCATATGCACTCCGAAAGCAAAGGCCTTTTTAATGGATCTTTTACATATTTCTGAAGACAAGATAATAACTGTAGAAGACAATGAAACTGTATCTCTTGGAGGAAAGACTCTTAGGTTTATTCATGCCCCGTGGGTACATTGGCCTGAGACCATGTTTACATATCTTGAAGAAGACAATATCCTCTTTACATGTGATTTTTTAGGTTCACATTTAGCTACATCGAAGCTTTTTGCAGAAGATGAATGCCATGTTTATAATTCTGCAAAGCGATACTATGCAGAAATAATGATGCCTTTTAGAAGCTTTATAGCAAAGAATCTTGAAAAGATAAAAGATTTAAAAATAGATTACATAGCACCTTCTCACGGCCCGGTTTACAATAAACCACAATTTATTTTTGATGCGTACAATAGCTGGGTATACGACGAACCGAAGAATATAGTTGTTATACCTTATGTTACAATGCATGGCTCTGTTAAAGCAATGGTGGATTATTTGACTGCTGTGCTTTCGCAAAAAGGTGTCATCGTAAAACCGTTTGATTTGACAGTTACGGATTTAGGTGAACTTGCTATGTCATTAGTTGACGCTGCCACAATAGTCGTAGGTACCCCGACGGTTTTGGCTGGGGCACATCCACAGGTGATTTATGCTACATATCTCGCAAATGCCTTAAAGCCAAAAACTAAATTTTTATCAATTGTTGGATCATACAGTTGGGGCGGAAAAACTATTGACCAATTGTCCAGCATGATCACGAATTTAAAAGTTGAAGTGATACCGCCAGTATTTATAAAAGGTCTACCGAAAGAAGAAGATTATAAGCTTTTAGATAAATTGGCAGAAACTATAGTTGAAAAACATAAAGAAGCAAACATCAAATAATTAATGTATCATAGAAGAATATAATAGCAAATTTGTGTATAGAATATCCTGTGAGGTGATTTCATGATTAATTTAAACGGACAAAATACCATAGCTCCTGGCATTATTAGTGCTATGACAACTTATGAAGAAGATTCACTTTTAAAGAAATCACAGGATGCATTAAATGTGTACGTCAATGGTGACTTCGTGGGTAAAAAAGTGCTTGTTGCAAACGGCGATGGTGGTATTAATGCAGTAAAGGAGTATTTACTAAACAAAGGATATTCTGGCTTTGAATATAAGATAGACGGCAACAACATAATGATACAGATTGACAAAGGTGTGTGTGATGAAATAAAAAGATTGTTGAATGTGTATTTAACTATACGGTAAGGAGCTTTAATGCTCCTATTTTTTCATTTTAAGATGATTATTGACGTTTCTTTATTTCAATAATTATAAAAAAGTAGTATAATATCTATTAAGAAAAATATATTAATAAATAATAATTATTAATAGCTGAAATTTTTATGAAAGTTATTTTAAAAAATTCTGTTTCTGAGTTATTATAATGTATAGAAATGGTTAAAATTTAAGACATTAAATGAAAGAAGGTGATATTATGGGAACAGATAATATATCCAGTGTTATGGTTATTTTTGGTGGCACAGGAGACTTAACTCATAGAAAGTTGATGCCCGCTGTTTACAATTTGCTTTATGACAAAAGCCTTCCAGAAAATTTTTGCGTCGTTTCAGTTGGAAGGCGTGATAAGACGGATGAAATTTATCGCAATGAAGTCTATGAATCTATTAAGAAATTTTCAAGAATTAAAATAGATGATGAGCTTTGGAAAAATTTAAGAGATAGAATATACTATCAAAAGTTTGAGTTTAATGATGACTATGGATACTCAAAACTTAAAGATTTTTTGAGAATGCTTGATGATAAATATCAAACAAATGGAAATAGAATTTATTACTTGGCAGTAGCTCCTGAGTATTTTGAACTAATTGTTGAAAAGTTGCATCAACATGGAATGGCGGAGAATGAAAAGTCGTGGCAAAGAGTCATGATAGAAAAACCATTTGGCAAGGATCTGAATTCTGCAGTTTATTTAAATAAAAAGATAACTGATGTTTTTACTGAGAAAAATACGTATCGCATAGACCATTATTTAGGCAAAGAAATGTTGCAAAACATAATGGTAATCAGGTTTGCCAATGTGTTTTTTGAGCCAGTTTGGAACAACAAATATATAGACAATGTTCAGATATCCTCCAGCGAGATGGTTGGTGTAGAAAATAGAGGTGGATATTATGAAAAAGCTGGTGCGCTAAGAGACATGATTCAAAATCATATGTTGCAGCTTTTGACGCTGACTGCCATGGAGCCGCCTATTGATCTTACTACTGATTCTATCCATGATGAAAAAGTGAAGGTGTTAAAATCTCTTAAGGAGTTGACGCCGGATCTTGTATTGAAAAATGCAGTTAGAGGTCAATATGAAGGCTATAGGAACGAGGATAGAGTATCGCCTGATTCCGATACAGAGACATTTGCTGCACTTAAAGTCTTTGTGGACAATTTTAGATGGGCCGGTGTACCTTTCTACATAAGAACAGGTAAAAAATTGCCAGTAAAATCCACTGAAATAGTAATACAGTTTAAACCTCTCCCAGGCGTTTTGTACTTTAAAGAGTACGGTGGACTTATGCCAGACTTGTTAGTCATTAAGATACAACCTGAAGAAGGCGTCTTTTTGCAGTTTAATGCAAAAAGACCTGGTACTTTAAATAAGGTGATACCGGTGCGAATGGATTTTTGCCAAAATTGTCAAGTTGGTATGAATTCCCCAGAAGCTTATGAAAGATTGATTTACGACGCGCTGCGAGGTGATTCTACTCTTTTTACAAGATGGGATGAAGTTGAGTATTCATGGAGATATGTAGACAAAATAGCTGAGGTCTGGAAGAACAATAAACCAGAGTTTCCCAACTACAAACCAGGAACATGGGGACCTTATGATGCTGATGAATTGCTTCTTAGAGATAATTTTAAGTGGTGGAATATAGGAGGTTTTTACGATGAAAATGTATGATGTTTCGATGAATATCAATAAGAATATGCAGGTTTACAAGAACAAACCAGAGAAAAAACCTGAATTGATTGTCACCAGCGATTTTCCCAATGACAGCGTGCATGAATCCAGGATATGTATGGATATGCACACAGGTACTCATTTTGATGCACCTCTTCACATGATAGAAGGCGGAGATACCATTGAAAACTTTGATATTTCTAAGTCCGTCGTTAAGTGTAAAGTGCTTGATTTTACAAATGTTGAGGACAGAATTACTGCAGAAGATTTGAAAGAGAAAGAAATAGAAAGTGGAGAATTTGTACTTTTAAAGACTAAAAATTCTTATGAAGATAGTTTCAACTTTAATTTCGTTTTCTTAGATGCAAGCGGAGCTGAGTATTTGAAGGGAAAAAAAGTAATAGGAGTTGGAACAGATGGACTTGGAATAGAAAGAGCACAGCCAAACCACGAAACCCATAAAACTTTACTTGGAAACGGAATAACTATACTTGAGGGATTAAGATTAAAAGACGTAAGTGAAGGAAAATATACATTGATTGCTGCTCCTTTAAAAGTAGATGGTGCAGAAGCTGCTCCTACTAGAGCGCTTTTGATAGAGGACGATAAAAAATGAAAGTCAACATGTACAATATAGGAAATTGTATTGTTGGCAATTCTGAGGTTGATTTAGACAGTATCCATGAAATATCGTCTATGCTTATAGACAAATACGGTGAAAGTACAATGTTGGAATTTGTTGAAAACTATAAAATGGGGCAAAATTATTCAGATGCTTTTAAAAATGCTTTAAATAAAAAACACATGATTAAAAAATTAAAATTTAAAGAAAGTATCTAATTTGGAGGTTAATATGGATAAGAAGTTGAAAGATCGAAAGGACATTGACGACAAGTACAAGTGGAAACTGGAAGACATATATGAAAGCGATAAAGAGTGGAATGACGATTTTGACAAAGCCAAGAAAATCATAAGGCAGTTGTCTGACTTTAAAGGTAAGATTAAAGATTCAGAATCCCTTTTAAATGTTCTTAAGCTAAATGATGCTTTGCAGATGATCATAGAGAAGCTTTTTGTGTATGCCAGGATGAAGAGAGATGAAGACAATAGCAATGGAAAATATCAAGCATTGACAGATAAAGCTATGAGAATTAATATTGAAGCATCCAGTGCAACTTCTTTTATTGCTCCAGAGATTTTATCGATGGATGAAAAAATCTTAAAAAGTTGTATTGAAGAAAATGCTGATTTCATAGATTACAGGCATTTTTTAGAAGATTTACTAAGGTATAAGCCCCATACCCTTTCAGACAAAGAAGAGATGATATTGGCAGAAAGTGAAGTCATGGCACACTCTCCTGAGAATATATTCAAAATGCTGGATAATGCTGACATTAGATTTCCTTCTATTGAAGATGAAGACGGGGATTTAGTGGAGCTGACGCATGGGAATTATATTAGGTTCATAAGCAGTAAAGACAGGAATGTTAGAAAGAAGTCTTTTGAATCACTTTACAGTGTATATAAAAATTTTGCTAATACGTATGCAGCTATGACAGATTCCAATGTTAAGAAAGATGTATTTTATTCTAAGATAAGAAATTATAGTACATCTTTGGAAGCTTCGCTTTTTGATGACAATGTCCCTGTATCTGTTTACGACAATTTGATAGAGGCTATACATGAAAAGATTAATTTATTACACAGATATGTTTCTCTTAGGAAAAGAATGTTGAACCTTGATGAGCTGCATATGTACGATCTTTATGTGCCATTAGTTGCTGACTTTGACAAAGAATATGAATACGAAGAAGCCAAAGACATAGTGCTAAAAGCTTTAGAGCCGTTGGGAAATGAGTACGTAAGCATCTTAAGGGAAGGCTTTGATAGCCGTTGGATAGATGTCTATGAGAATAGAGGCAAGACATCTGGAGCGTATTCATGGGG contains:
- a CDS encoding FprA family A-type flavoprotein, whose product is MKPMKLKDGVTKIGAVHFERRLFDSLIPLPDGTSYNAYLIEGSEKIALIDTVDPMKIEVLMDQLKDVQKIDYIVSNHSEQDHSGGIPFVLEKYPDAKVICTPKAKAFLMDLLHISEDKIITVEDNETVSLGGKTLRFIHAPWVHWPETMFTYLEEDNILFTCDFLGSHLATSKLFAEDECHVYNSAKRYYAEIMMPFRSFIAKNLEKIKDLKIDYIAPSHGPVYNKPQFIFDAYNSWVYDEPKNIVVIPYVTMHGSVKAMVDYLTAVLSQKGVIVKPFDLTVTDLGELAMSLVDAATIVVGTPTVLAGAHPQVIYATYLANALKPKTKFLSIVGSYSWGGKTIDQLSSMITNLKVEVIPPVFIKGLPKEEDYKLLDKLAETIVEKHKEANIK
- the zwf gene encoding glucose-6-phosphate dehydrogenase; its protein translation is MGTDNISSVMVIFGGTGDLTHRKLMPAVYNLLYDKSLPENFCVVSVGRRDKTDEIYRNEVYESIKKFSRIKIDDELWKNLRDRIYYQKFEFNDDYGYSKLKDFLRMLDDKYQTNGNRIYYLAVAPEYFELIVEKLHQHGMAENEKSWQRVMIEKPFGKDLNSAVYLNKKITDVFTEKNTYRIDHYLGKEMLQNIMVIRFANVFFEPVWNNKYIDNVQISSSEMVGVENRGGYYEKAGALRDMIQNHMLQLLTLTAMEPPIDLTTDSIHDEKVKVLKSLKELTPDLVLKNAVRGQYEGYRNEDRVSPDSDTETFAALKVFVDNFRWAGVPFYIRTGKKLPVKSTEIVIQFKPLPGVLYFKEYGGLMPDLLVIKIQPEEGVFLQFNAKRPGTLNKVIPVRMDFCQNCQVGMNSPEAYERLIYDALRGDSTLFTRWDEVEYSWRYVDKIAEVWKNNKPEFPNYKPGTWGPYDADELLLRDNFKWWNIGGFYDENV
- a CDS encoding cyclase family protein, translating into MKMYDVSMNINKNMQVYKNKPEKKPELIVTSDFPNDSVHESRICMDMHTGTHFDAPLHMIEGGDTIENFDISKSVVKCKVLDFTNVEDRITAEDLKEKEIESGEFVLLKTKNSYEDSFNFNFVFLDASGAEYLKGKKVIGVGTDGLGIERAQPNHETHKTLLGNGITILEGLRLKDVSEGKYTLIAAPLKVDGAEAAPTRALLIEDDKK
- the pepF gene encoding oligoendopeptidase F translates to MDKKLKDRKDIDDKYKWKLEDIYESDKEWNDDFDKAKKIIRQLSDFKGKIKDSESLLNVLKLNDALQMIIEKLFVYARMKRDEDNSNGKYQALTDKAMRINIEASSATSFIAPEILSMDEKILKSCIEENADFIDYRHFLEDLLRYKPHTLSDKEEMILAESEVMAHSPENIFKMLDNADIRFPSIEDEDGDLVELTHGNYIRFISSKDRNVRKKSFESLYSVYKNFANTYAAMTDSNVKKDVFYSKIRNYSTSLEASLFDDNVPVSVYDNLIEAIHEKINLLHRYVSLRKRMLNLDELHMYDLYVPLVADFDKEYEYEEAKDIVLKALEPLGNEYVSILREGFDSRWIDVYENRGKTSGAYSWGTYGVHPFVLLNFQGKLDDVFTIAHEMGHSLHTYYSDKAQKYINSHYKIFVAEVASTCNESILIDYLLKNARDKSEKLYLLNHYLEQFKGTIFRQVMFAEFEKYTHEEAEKGEALTAEKLCKKYHELNQFYYGNDIIVDDEIDYEWERIPHFYSSFYVYKYATGFSAAVALSQMILNEGDAAVKRYIEFLKSGGSDYPLNILKKAGVDLTTKKPVLDALTVFENVLDEMERLLDR